In the Dermochelys coriacea isolate rDerCor1 chromosome 23, rDerCor1.pri.v4, whole genome shotgun sequence genome, ttattctcacaggggatcctgcccatcagttccgtgagggagtcaaagtctgcttttctgaagttcttgCATACTAGCTGTTGCTTAAACCATCTAAACTTCAATCAGAGGAACACTTCAGCTGATTTATGCATGAGAAAAGTGtcttttaaaaacagcttttcaCAAAACCTTAATGTCACTCAGAGGTATACGCAGAGAGAGTTTCGGAAAAAAGCTTCTTCaaagaaagtttttgtttttcaagaaGGCACATTCTCTGGCTGTTTCTCCCAAAGAGCGAGAAATTGATTAGCTCCATCTCCTTGGCTTTTTTTATAAACTAATGTGAAATTGACGCATCTGTTTTCATTACCCAGGCTTAGTGAAATGCAAACTAAGTGGCATAAACAATGGAAAataaactagatttttaaaatatggggccagatccccagttgATGTGGCCCATGAATTTTAAATTGACTTACATCCCTTTTAAAATCCTTCAGTAAAAGCCACCTAGTGCTTTTGGACACCAGAGGCTCAATTCACCACCACccttcttgtttcagagtagcagccgtgtttagtctgtattcgcaaaaaggagtacttgtggcaccttagagagactaacaaatttatttgagcataagcttttgtgagctacagctcacttcatcggatgcatttgctattttgcaaatgcatccgatgaagtgagctgtagctcatgaaagcttatgctcaaataaacttgttagtctctctaaggtgccacaagtactcctttccttcttgTTTCATCACTTACCAGTGCAGTGTCCCCTTTTTCCCTTGGCCAAATGACCACCCAAGCTGTGCAGCTCAGCAATGAAGTGAGGCCTGGATTTGTTGCACAGCTGCTCTGCCAAGAGCTTGTGAGCAGCCCCAACACCATCAGACAGATTCAGACCTCGAGCTTGGTATCTTGTGTAAAACCACTACCGGCTTGTAACTGTGCTGGAGTCTGGGATGGGGCACTGTGCAGAATCACACTCTTAGAATGGAGAAAAAGCCTTATTACTTCCTTAAATGTACCATGATAGTCCAAGACAAGGCAGAGATCGCAGACTGGACAAGAGCTGCATGGAAGTACCTTAAGGCACATAGCGTATATATAACCTTggcagaattggatttttttttataatttcaacagatgtctatttattttgaagcattttttctgtttttagtgATGTAGATTTTCACTGTTTAGGGAAATTATATGGGGAGGGTCAGACTGTTATTGAATGAGAGCTGTAGAGCTTCAAAAGGTTAgcgctttataaccattaaattCCTTGAATCAGATTttaagaagttctcaagcagcattttagtttctttgcctagctgtaaatttTTATTGATGGAAATACTTTTTGGTAGTtggtgtgtgtgcagtgaaattgACTTTTTCAGGGATCTACTCCTTCCAAGCCTACACCAATAGGCAGCAATTATCGACCCTCTCTTCTTTATAGCTCACTTGCTCTCCTGTTTTTAAAACAGCTCCCTTCtttgggggggaggtgagggaggCAGACCAAGCTGCATCAAGCCCCACCCTTGCTAAATGAGTTAAGTTTATAAATGTGTGGAGGACAAAGTCTTCTGGGAAGGTTCCTTGTGTGCACAGCTGGAACTGAGCCCCTGGGATCATTTCAACCAGCGTAATATGATGTGATGGAGGCACGAGCCAGAGCTGAGCTGAATACAACGGCCGGGATGTGAaaatctccccttcccctctcgcAATGCACTCTGCCCTCGTCTCAGAATGGTGGGGCATTTTGACACTTACCTCCCTGGTAAAGCACAGAGAGAGCTACtgatgtgaaaagaaaagcatgGTGTAAGAGCTCAGAGGTAGCTTATGTAATCTTTAAGGGGAATAAAACATGCATCTCCAGGGAAGCCTTTTGTGGGTAGCTTGTCCACCAAAAAGTATAGGTCCCCCTGCTCTCTTCCCTCCGACAACCCGAGAGACCACCAGCTCGCTTCCCTGTGCAGCAGTATCTTCCAACTGAACGTAACGGCCAgcctgggtcagacccatggtccatttATCCCAaggtcctgtcttctgacagtggctggtgccagatgctccagagggaatgaacagagcagggcaactgcatgatccatcccctgttgtccactcctagcttctggcagtcagaggtttagaaacAGCCAGGGCATGGGGGTTgagtccttgaccatcttggcaaatagACACTCCAAGTCTACTCTAGATGGATTTTCAGTTGGTTTGTCCTGTAGTCTGtactgctgcctcctccccccagctgtaTTTTCCCTGGGATTTCATGGATTATAAAGCCCTGAACCCGCTGTGATGGTCTCGCTCCTCTACAAtaagccagagaacttcctggCATTCACTCCCGTTTGAACGTGAGCAGATCTTTGCAAGGGGACCAATCCCAGCTTGATGTAAAAGCCACAaccccttggtaagttgttccagtggttaatttacCCCTTGTTTGCCAGGCTTTCAGCCAGCAGCAAGTGttaggccggggggggggggggctgcgagctgggggagcccccccaatATCTAATCCTTGCAGCACCTGGGGTCAAATCCCCCTGCAGTGGGATTTGCCTCTGTATCTGTGGGGAGTACCCTGGCTGCCCGAGCGGCCCCTGGACGGATGATGTGGGGGGGTCTGCCCCCCAATCTCCCCCCCCTTCGAATGAGGGTCGAGCACAAACAAtgacccttccccaccccccagcggAACGGACCTGTCCCGGAACTAACGTGCCCGGGCCGCGTTTCTCCCTCCCGTGGGGAACCCTTTGGCCGTGGACGGGGGGGGACCCGGAATTTCCGGCCTGGCCTGGCGCGGCGCTCGCGGGATGGAGGCGGAAGCGGAGATCCGCGcgcggccgccgccgccgggtgagcggcggggcggggggtgtcGCACCCAAAGGGGTCCCCCGGGGCCTTGCCCAGGCATTGGGGCGGGGGGTCGCTGTCTCCCCCTGGAGGagatttgggggatgggggggtccccCGAgatctgccctgaccccccccccacggggACCCCTGTTACTCTGGGggtagggctggctgggggctccCCAATTCCCCCGCCCCTGACTGAGTgacccctggggctggctgggggctccCCAATTCCCCCTCCCGACTGAGTgacccctggggctggctgggggctccCCAATTCCCCCGCCCCTGACTGAGTgacccctggggctggctgggggctccCCAATTCCCCCTCCCGACTGAGTgacccctggggctggctgggggctccCCAATTCCCCCGCCCCTGACTGAGTgacccctggggctggctgggggctccCCAATTCCCCCTCCCGACTGAGTgacccctggggctggctgggggctccCCAATTCCCCCCCCGACTGAGTgacccctggggctggctgggggctccCCAATTCTCCCGCCCCCGCCTGAGTgacccctggggctggctgggggctccCCAATTCCCCCCCGACTGAGTgacccctggggctggctgggggctccCCAATTCCCCCCCACATCTGAGAAAtctgctctgagcccccccatGGGATGTCCCCTAGTTACTccaaggggcagagctgggcgtGGGGCCCACTTGCCCCCTAGCAGCCCCCCCCATatggacccccccacacacacacttaccctTAGAGGGCCGGGCTGGCTGGAGGGtccctgttctgccccttcctcttccccacccctaggTCAGCActgaccccgccccccggggagCCAGGCTGGTCCAGTGTTAATTCCGTGTCTCATCAGCAGGTAGCGCTGGTGCCTGGAAGAGcggggagcagcaggagctggaggcTGCACCTTCTCCGTCATTGGCAGAGAGCCTAGCCCCAGGGGACAGTCCCCCCAATACCAGCGGGGTCACCGAACCGCCTCAGTGCACATCGCGCTGCAGGGAAGGGATGCTGGAAAGGCCAATCCTGGGGAACTGTCCCCCCAATACCAGCGGGGTCACCAAACCGCCTCAGTGCACGTCAcgctggggggaagggatgctGGAAAGACCAGCCCTGGGGGACCGTCCCCCCAATACCAACGGGGTCACTGAACCCCCTCGGCAGACatggcactggggggaggagatGCTGGAAAGACCAGCCCTGGGGGACCGTCCCCCCAAGAGCAACAGGATCACTGAATCCCCTCGGCAGACgtggcactggggggaggagatGCTGGAgagcccagccccacaggaccAACCCCCAAAGAACACTGGGGTCACCACCCCGCCCCGGCACCCATCGCATTGGGGGGAAGCGATGCTGGCAACGTCAGCCCTAGGTGACCATTCACCTGACAGCAGTAGGCTCTGTGAACAGCTGCAGCGCCCGTCCCAGTGGAGGGGAGGGATGCCGGAGCCCACCCCTGCTGTGGGCTTGGCTCACAAGGAGCCCGGGGCCCAGGAGCTGGCAGGCCCCCCCGAGGCTGGCGAGCGGGCCCTGCTGGCCATGCTGACGGCCGTCGCCAGCAGCCCGCTGCCGGTGCGCAGCCAGCAGAAGGACGAGCCGGACCTGACGGCGGAGGAGAAGCTGGCCATCCTGCGGGCGCTGTACCGGGACAAGCCCGTGGTCTTCCTGGAGCGCTTCCGGCGGGCCCTGCGCGTCGAGCACCTGGGCTGCTTCGCCCACCTGGCCGCCCGCTACGAAGTGCGCTTCTACTGCGACGAGGTGCGCCGGGCCGCGCGCGGCAAGGCTGGCCACACCCGAGTGCGCAACAAGAGGTACGCCGCTCTGCAGCAGCTCATCAAAGGTACGGGGCTGCCGGCCCGCCAGGCCCTGACCTTCCCCGCACTGCCCTCTGTTATTGCACCCTCCAGCTCCACAGATGTGGGTCACAAGAGGTGAGGTCCAGGGAGGGCTCTGCCTTCACAGTCTGGCACCCCGGTCCTGGTGCTACGGGGCACGGACCAGCAGCGGTCTCCTGGCGGTCAGTGCTGACTTGGATGCCCCAGGgcagcactagggggcactgtgctacAGGGAGGGTAGATTGGTGCCTGCtgggtgccctggctggaggCTGCTCTAGCAGGATGTGACCAGTCAGCCCAGCTGGTGCCAGGTGCCCCCCACACAGGCTGCCATGGCAGAGGCTAAGGACGGCATGGGTCAGAGACAGGAGCCCTGCCCATGGGGGATCTCTGCAGGCTGAACAGTGTgggctaatggttagagcagggcagcctgggagccaggactcctgggttctcccccagctctgggaggggagtggggtctagtggttacagcaggggggctgggaaccagaacTACTGGGTTCCATCCCAGCTCTGGAAGTGGAGTGGGAGCTGTGTCTGCCCTGGAGAGCCCCAGAAGCCACCTGCCTCCAGGGGCCCCAGCCCTGGTGCCCCGGCCCCATGTCTCCGGCCCCTCCACACTCTCTCTGCCTTGCAGGGGGGGAGTATTTCAGTGACGAGCAGATGCGGGCGCGGGAGCCCCTGCTCTACGAGCAGTACATCGGGCAGTACCTGAGCGACGAGGAGCTGCTGGCTCTGGGCAGCCAGGCGCTAGCcggcccctgctccctctccgGAGTCCTGCTCGATTCCTACCAGGAGCAGGTGCTCCAACTGCGGCTGCATATCCAGCAGGAGCAGGAGGACGCctgcatggaggaggaggaggaggatgacgaAGGTCAGTATGTAGTccagcttggggaggggagtgggggctagtggttagagctgggggggctgggagccaggactcctgggttctatcccagcttggggaggggagtggggtctgacAGGCAGTTACTGGCTTTGCGGCTGGTATCCGTCCCCTCCTTGCTGATCatgcccttcccctctctccttgcTAGGCGAGGAGTCCAGCTCGGCCTCGGATGCCTGGGTCCCTGACACGGAGGAGAAGGCCTTCCTGCGTGAGGAGTTCACCAGCCGCATGCACCAGCGCTTCCTGGATGGCAAAGATGGTGACTTCGATTACAGGTGAGGGGGTGGGCACCGCTCATCACTCGCTAGGCCACTGCCCGGGGGGGGACACAGCAGAAGTGGGTCTGGCGGGGGTGGGGCAATCTGCgtctgtcccagctctgggagggagagaggtctagtggttagggtggggcgctgggagccaggacacctgggttctgtccccagctctgggaggggagtggggtgtatGGGttgcgggggctgggagcccggtctcctgggttctcccccggctctgggaggggtgtgtggtgtAGGAGTTAGAGCAGtgggccaggacacctgggttctttccctggctctaggaggggagtAGGGTGTAGGGGTTAGAAGAGGGGGGCTagaagccaggacacctgggttctgtccccgagGTCACAGCTCTGGGCTCATTCTCTCCCAGTGAGGTGGACGAGAACCCGGAGTTTGACAACCTGGACATTGTGTCGCGGGACGAGGAGGAACGTTACTTCGACGGCGAGGAGTCTGAGGAGATGGAGGCAGAGTAGGGGGCCCCCTGTGCCCCCACCAAGCCCTAGCAccctgatggggtgggggggaaccaggACCCAACTTGTGTACTGTAACCCGGACTCCTAGTCTGTGACCTGGAATCcttccccctgccagctgggggcaTGTCCCTGCAAGGTGCTGCCCCCGGACACTCTCCCCTGGTCGCTCCCGGCCTCTGATCTAGTCCAGACAGGTACCTTTGTGTAATGGGATCCCTGCCCCCCTTCTCTCCAAGGCTGGGGCACCCCCCCCCATGGCTTCGTTAGCCCCACATTCCTGGCTCTCATGGGcaggccagagccaggagaggcACCGGGGAACagctggactgggggaggggctgcccagACTCAGCCCCGCCCCGTCTTGCGGGCAGAGGAACCGCTGGATCTCTGGCCTCGGCTCTGGGCCCCCGAGGGTGGGAAGCACCCCAGTGGCATGGcaaggcccagggctgggagccgcTGGCCTCTCAACACTGCACCGGGAAGCAGCCGCTCAGGGGAATGGCCCCCCCCATGCTGGAGCTGGCCAGGTGCGTGGGGCGGGGGGACGCTGTCACAATTAAAGCTCTTCAGTAATGGATTTTGCAACAGCTGCAGTTTGGTCCTTTCAGCCTGAAAACCCAGGGGCTGGTGTCTGCAACTTGAGCTGGGGCAACAGGGAGCGAGTGGCTGGGAGCcaaggctcctgggttctctcactggctctaggaggggagtggggcctagtggttagagcaggaggggctgggagccaggatgcctgggtcctagtgccagctgaggcagggcagtggggtctagtgggtagagaaGGGGgcggttctgttcctggctgtgccaGGGGAGCACTCTCTAAGCGTCACAGCTGGGTTTGCTGGAACTGGGgtgtgctcccagcccctctctctgTAACGAGTTACTTtgcctctccgtgcctcagtttaccttccCCCCAGGAGTTAGTGTCTGTTGGGTGCTCAGGAAGCTCCTTCCTGCTGGCCAGTCGTCCTTACCAGCCCTGGGCCCTGCTTGATTCCAGCCCCTACTgttttgggggaagggtggcTGGGGCCCACAAAGGGACCTTCCGCCAGGGGGTGttgctgggaggggagagctgaGGATCCTGATCCCTGCAGGTGACTCACTTTCCCTCAGCAGTTTCGGTTCCTTTCCCTGTCCCTCCTGGGGTTTTCGATCCCTTCCCAGCTTCCCTGTGGGAAATTCCGCCAGCAGGTGGGGGTGCTGCCGCTCAGCTGACTGCCCGGGGTCATCACCGAGGGGTGCTGGGAGCGGGCAGGAAATACCTGGTCCCAGCCAGGTTCCTCTTCGGTGGGTGAAGCCAGTTCCCCTTGGGCAGTCCCAGCTAGGCCCCTGTCCGGGCTTCCTTGTCTAGGGCTTGGGTCACAGGCCTGGCCCCTGGTGTCGGttacagcagcctcagggcttctCTCGCTCCTACTTACACCCCTGCGGGGCAGAGAATAGCCACTGTGCAGGGCACCCCAGCCACTGAAATCCAccccctggggggcagagaataGCCATAGCGCTATGCTCTCCGGCCACGCCCCGATCCGTCCCCTAGCCGGGGTGACCCCTGTGTGAGGAGATTCCCAGGGGCCTGACTCCTCACCCCAAGGGGTCTGGGTGTGACTGAGAATTCCCAGTTGTCCCGTGGAACTCGCCGCCACTAGATCAGCCCCGGCGCTGGCAGCGGGGAGAGGTGTGGTCCCCTGGGCAGCTGCCTGTGGAAGACGCGAGCTGGGCTTGCCGGTGCTAGCGACCCCGCAGTGGGCGAAGGAAAGTGGCGGGCGATTCTCACCGCCCATCGCCGCGGGCACACTCGGGGTCAGGGGCGGAGAATCAGCCTCAGCTGCCGGCTGCAGGGTCAGTTCTGGCGCCTCCGGCAGCTTGGAGTGAGCACCAGCCAGACGCTTGGGGACATGGGCCGGGGGggcgcgcgcacacgcacacgTCTGGCCTCGTGTTTCAGGTGcccggggctggctctggccccacATGGCTCCAGGGGGCAACCCCAGGGTCAAAGCAGAGGCCGTGGGAGAACGGGGTTCATGAGTGGTGCGGGGGGATGCAGCAGATCACTGGGGTTGCTCAGCCCCTGGGCCCCCTCCACCGAGGCTACTGATGGGTTTCTagggctgagccctggggaaTGGCTGGGACCTTTTCGCCCTGGGGCCAGACCGGGCCAGCACCCctgagaggggacaggccccatgtCCTAGTCCCCacccagccagtccccaccctggggcgggagcagggctggcgcccccccagaggggacaggccgtGTCCCCATCCCCTGTGGAAACGTGAGGACCCTGCTGGCCTGGATCCTGCCCCGGGGTCTGCGTTGGCCCAGCCCAAGGCC is a window encoding:
- the CCDC97 gene encoding coiled-coil domain-containing protein 97 isoform X2 encodes the protein MEAEAEIRARPPPPGSAGAWKSGEQQELEAAPSPSLAESLAPGDSPPNTSGVTEPPQCTSRCREGMLERPILGNCPPNTSGVTKPPQCTSRWGEGMLERPALGDRPPNTNGVTEPPRQTWHWGEEMLERPALGDRPPKSNRITESPRQTWHWGEEMLESPAPQDQPPKNTGVTTPPRHPSHWGEAMLATSALGDHSPDSSRLCEQLQRPSQWRGGMPEPTPAVGLAHKEPGAQELAGPPEAGERALLAMLTAVASSPLPVRSQQKDEPDLTAEEKLAILRALYRDKPVVFLERFRRALRVEHLGCFAHLAARYEVRFYCDEVRRAARGKAGHTRVRNKRYAALQQLIKGGEYFSDEQMRAREPLLYEQYIGQYLSDEELLALGSQALAGPCSLSGVLLDSYQEQVLQLRLHIQQEQEDACMEEEEEDDEGEESSSASDAWVPDTEEKAFLREEFTSRMHQRFLDGKDGDFDYSEVDENPEFDNLDIVSRDEEERYFDGEESEEMEAE
- the CCDC97 gene encoding coiled-coil domain-containing protein 97 isoform X1 encodes the protein MEAEAEIRARPPPPAGSAGAWKSGEQQELEAAPSPSLAESLAPGDSPPNTSGVTEPPQCTSRCREGMLERPILGNCPPNTSGVTKPPQCTSRWGEGMLERPALGDRPPNTNGVTEPPRQTWHWGEEMLERPALGDRPPKSNRITESPRQTWHWGEEMLESPAPQDQPPKNTGVTTPPRHPSHWGEAMLATSALGDHSPDSSRLCEQLQRPSQWRGGMPEPTPAVGLAHKEPGAQELAGPPEAGERALLAMLTAVASSPLPVRSQQKDEPDLTAEEKLAILRALYRDKPVVFLERFRRALRVEHLGCFAHLAARYEVRFYCDEVRRAARGKAGHTRVRNKRYAALQQLIKGGEYFSDEQMRAREPLLYEQYIGQYLSDEELLALGSQALAGPCSLSGVLLDSYQEQVLQLRLHIQQEQEDACMEEEEEDDEGEESSSASDAWVPDTEEKAFLREEFTSRMHQRFLDGKDGDFDYSEVDENPEFDNLDIVSRDEEERYFDGEESEEMEAE
- the CCDC97 gene encoding coiled-coil domain-containing protein 97 isoform X3 produces the protein MEAEAEIRARPPPPAGSAGAWKSGEQQELEAAPSPSLAESLAPGDSPPNTSGVTEPPQCTSRCGEGMLERPALGDRPPNTNGVTEPPRQTWHWGEEMLERPALGDRPPKSNRITESPRQTWHWGEEMLESPAPQDQPPKNTGVTTPPRHPSHWGEAMLATSALGDHSPDSSRLCEQLQRPSQWRGGMPEPTPAVGLAHKEPGAQELAGPPEAGERALLAMLTAVASSPLPVRSQQKDEPDLTAEEKLAILRALYRDKPVVFLERFRRALRVEHLGCFAHLAARYEVRFYCDEVRRAARGKAGHTRVRNKRYAALQQLIKGGEYFSDEQMRAREPLLYEQYIGQYLSDEELLALGSQALAGPCSLSGVLLDSYQEQVLQLRLHIQQEQEDACMEEEEEDDEGEESSSASDAWVPDTEEKAFLREEFTSRMHQRFLDGKDGDFDYSEVDENPEFDNLDIVSRDEEERYFDGEESEEMEAE